A window of the Lactuca sativa cultivar Salinas chromosome 5, Lsat_Salinas_v11, whole genome shotgun sequence genome harbors these coding sequences:
- the LOC111892565 gene encoding PHD finger protein ALFIN-LIKE 4, translating to MDGGGRGGVYNPRTVEEVYRDYQGRRNGLIKALTTDVERFYRQCDPEKENLCLYGFPSEQWEVNLPAEEVPPELPEPALGINFARDGMPENDWLSLVAVHSDAWLLSVAYYFGARFGFDKSDRKRLFNMINDLPTVFEVVAVYAKKQTTEKSSISNHSSNKSKSNTKGRGSESQMKYAKMQGKEDEDEMEDEDEDEHGDTLCGACGENYASDEFWICCDICERWFHGKCVKITPARAEHIKQYKCPSCSSNKRARP from the exons ATGGACGGTGGAGGCCGTGGTGGCGTGTACAATCCAAGGACTGTTGAAGAAGTTTACAGAGATTACCAAGGTCGTCGTAATGGCTTGATAAAAGCCCTAACTACGG ATGTTGAGCGATTTTATCGGCAGTGCGATCCAG AAAAGGAAAACCTTTGTCTATATGGATTCCCCAGTGAACAATGGGAGGTTAACCTACCAGCAGAAGAGGTCCCTCCTGAGCTCCCTGAACCTGCATTAGGTATCAATTTTGCACGTGATGGAATGCCAGAAAATGATTGGTTGTCTCTTGTTGCTGTTCATAGCGACGCATGGCTACTTTCTGTCGCGTATTATTTTGGTGCTAGATTTGGTTTTGACAAGTCAGACAG GAAACGTCTGTTCAATATGATAAACGATCTCCCAACAGTGTTTGAGGTGGTGGCTGTATACGCAAAGAAACAGACAACTGAAAAATCCTCAATTTCCAATCACAGTAGCAATAAATCCAAGTCAAACACAAAAGGA agaggaTCTGAATCCCAGATGAAATACGCGAAAATGCAAGGaaaagaggatgaagatgaaatggaagatgaagatgaagatgaacatGGAGATACTTTATGTGGAGCATGTGGAGAAAACTATGCTTCTGATGAGTTTTGGATCTGTTGTGATATATGTGAGAGGTGGTTTCATGGGAAGTGTGTTAAGATCACTCCTGCAAGAGCTGAACACATTAAGCAGTATAAATGTCCTTCCTGTAGCAGCAACAAAAGAGCTCGCCCATAA